One window of the Salmo trutta chromosome 35, fSalTru1.1, whole genome shotgun sequence genome contains the following:
- the LOC115174495 gene encoding transcriptional repressor protein YY1 isoform X3 yields MASGDTLYIEADGSEMPAEIVELHEIEVETIPVETIETTVVGEEDEDDDDDDQPMIALQPLVSDDPNSIHHHHHHQEVILVQTREEVVGGDDSDMHADGSYEDQILIPVPAPGVEDEYIEQTLVTVAGKSSVGRMKRGGGGSGKKAGKKSYLGAAEASGRKWEQKQVQIKTLEGEFSVTMWASDDKKDIDHESVVEEQIIGENSPPDYSEYMTGKKLPPGGIPGIDLSDPKQLAEFARMKPRKIKEDDAPRTIACPHKGCTKMFRDNSAMRKHLHTHGPRVHVCAECGKAFVESSKLKRHQLVHTGEKPFQCTFEGCGKRFSLDFNLRTHVRIHTGDRPYVCPFDGCNKKFAQSTNLKSHILTHAKAKNNQ; encoded by the exons ATGGCATCCGGCGATACGCTGTATATTGAGGCGGACGGCTCGGAGATGCCGGCCGAAATAGTGGAGTTGCACGAGATAGAAGTGGAAACGATACCAGTGGAGACGATAGAGACTACGGTGGTCGGTGAAGAAGACGAGGACGATGATGATGACGACCAGCCGATGATAGCACTTCAGCCGCTGGTATCAGACGACCCGAATTcgatccaccaccaccaccaccatcaagaAGTGATCCTAGTGCAGACAAGAGAGGAGGTTGTTGGCGGGGATGATTCGGATATGCATGCGGACGGGAGTTATGAGGATCAAATCCTCATCCCCGTCCCAGCACCCGGCGTCGAAGACGAGTACATCGAACAGACTCTGGTGACTGTGGCCGGGAAAAGCTCGGTGGGTCGGATGAAGAGAGGGGGAGGCGGCAGTGGCAAGAAAGCGGGGAAAAAGAGCTATTTGGGTGCTGCAGAAGCAAGCGGTAGAAAATGGGAACAGAAGCAGGTGCAAATAAAGACTCTGGAGGGGGAATTCTCTGTTACAATGTGGGCTTCGG ATGACAAAAAAGACATCGACCATGAGTCGGTTGTTGAAGAACAGATCATTGGTGAAAATTCCCCTCCGGACTACTCTGAATACATGACTGGGAAGAAGCTGCCCCCTGGAGGGATACCTGGCATCGACCTGTCAGACCCCAAACAGCTGGCAGAGTTCGCCag GATGAAGCCGAGGAAGATAAAAGAAGATGACGCTCCCAGGACGATAGCCTGCCCTCATAAA GGCTGTACTAAGATGTTCAGGGACAACTCGGCGATGAGGAAGCATCTCCACACCCACGGGCCTCGCGTGCACGTCTGTGCCGAGTGTGGCAAGGCCTTCGTAGAGAGCTCTAAACTCAAACGCCACCAACTcgttcacacaggggagaaacccttccAG TGTACTTTTGAGGGCTGTGGGAAGAGGTTTTCGCTGGACTTTAACCTGCGCACACACGTTCGTATCCACACCGGAGACCGACCCTACGTATGCCCC
- the LOC115174495 gene encoding transcriptional repressor protein YY1 isoform X1, which translates to MASGDTLYIEADGSEMPAEIVELHEIEVETIPVETIETTVVGEEDEDDDDDDQPMIALQPLVSDDPNSIHHHHHHQEVILVQTREEVVGGDDSDMHADGSYEDQILIPVPAPGVEDEYIEQTLVTVAGKSSVGRMKRGGGGSGKKAGKKSYLGAAEASGRKWEQKQVQIKTLEGEFSVTMWASDDKKDIDHESVVEEQIIGENSPPDYSEYMTGKKLPPGGIPGIDLSDPKQLAEFASPFSNSAGPYGQSPVRMKPRKIKEDDAPRTIACPHKGCTKMFRDNSAMRKHLHTHGPRVHVCAECGKAFVESSKLKRHQLVHTGEKPFQCTFEGCGKRFSLDFNLRTHVRIHTGDRPYVCPFDGCNKKFAQSTNLKSHILTHAKAKNNQ; encoded by the exons ATGGCATCCGGCGATACGCTGTATATTGAGGCGGACGGCTCGGAGATGCCGGCCGAAATAGTGGAGTTGCACGAGATAGAAGTGGAAACGATACCAGTGGAGACGATAGAGACTACGGTGGTCGGTGAAGAAGACGAGGACGATGATGATGACGACCAGCCGATGATAGCACTTCAGCCGCTGGTATCAGACGACCCGAATTcgatccaccaccaccaccaccatcaagaAGTGATCCTAGTGCAGACAAGAGAGGAGGTTGTTGGCGGGGATGATTCGGATATGCATGCGGACGGGAGTTATGAGGATCAAATCCTCATCCCCGTCCCAGCACCCGGCGTCGAAGACGAGTACATCGAACAGACTCTGGTGACTGTGGCCGGGAAAAGCTCGGTGGGTCGGATGAAGAGAGGGGGAGGCGGCAGTGGCAAGAAAGCGGGGAAAAAGAGCTATTTGGGTGCTGCAGAAGCAAGCGGTAGAAAATGGGAACAGAAGCAGGTGCAAATAAAGACTCTGGAGGGGGAATTCTCTGTTACAATGTGGGCTTCGG ATGACAAAAAAGACATCGACCATGAGTCGGTTGTTGAAGAACAGATCATTGGTGAAAATTCCCCTCCGGACTACTCTGAATACATGACTGGGAAGAAGCTGCCCCCTGGAGGGATACCTGGCATCGACCTGTCAGACCCCAAACAGCTGGCAGAGTTCGCCag CCCCTTCAGTAACTCTGCGGGTCCCTATGGTCAGAGCCCAGTGCG GATGAAGCCGAGGAAGATAAAAGAAGATGACGCTCCCAGGACGATAGCCTGCCCTCATAAA GGCTGTACTAAGATGTTCAGGGACAACTCGGCGATGAGGAAGCATCTCCACACCCACGGGCCTCGCGTGCACGTCTGTGCCGAGTGTGGCAAGGCCTTCGTAGAGAGCTCTAAACTCAAACGCCACCAACTcgttcacacaggggagaaacccttccAG TGTACTTTTGAGGGCTGTGGGAAGAGGTTTTCGCTGGACTTTAACCTGCGCACACACGTTCGTATCCACACCGGAGACCGACCCTACGTATGCCCC
- the LOC115174495 gene encoding transcriptional repressor protein YY1 isoform X2, translating to MASGDTLYIEADGSEMPAEIVELHEIEVETIPVETIETTVVGEEDEDDDDDDQPMIALQPLVSDDPNSIHHHHHHQEVILVQTREEVVGGDDSDMHADGSYEDQILIPVPAPGVEDEYIEQTLVTVAGKSSVGRMKRGGGGSGKKAGKKSYLGAAEASGRKWEQKQVQIKTLEGEFSVTMWASDIDHESVVEEQIIGENSPPDYSEYMTGKKLPPGGIPGIDLSDPKQLAEFASPFSNSAGPYGQSPVRMKPRKIKEDDAPRTIACPHKGCTKMFRDNSAMRKHLHTHGPRVHVCAECGKAFVESSKLKRHQLVHTGEKPFQCTFEGCGKRFSLDFNLRTHVRIHTGDRPYVCPFDGCNKKFAQSTNLKSHILTHAKAKNNQ from the exons ATGGCATCCGGCGATACGCTGTATATTGAGGCGGACGGCTCGGAGATGCCGGCCGAAATAGTGGAGTTGCACGAGATAGAAGTGGAAACGATACCAGTGGAGACGATAGAGACTACGGTGGTCGGTGAAGAAGACGAGGACGATGATGATGACGACCAGCCGATGATAGCACTTCAGCCGCTGGTATCAGACGACCCGAATTcgatccaccaccaccaccaccatcaagaAGTGATCCTAGTGCAGACAAGAGAGGAGGTTGTTGGCGGGGATGATTCGGATATGCATGCGGACGGGAGTTATGAGGATCAAATCCTCATCCCCGTCCCAGCACCCGGCGTCGAAGACGAGTACATCGAACAGACTCTGGTGACTGTGGCCGGGAAAAGCTCGGTGGGTCGGATGAAGAGAGGGGGAGGCGGCAGTGGCAAGAAAGCGGGGAAAAAGAGCTATTTGGGTGCTGCAGAAGCAAGCGGTAGAAAATGGGAACAGAAGCAGGTGCAAATAAAGACTCTGGAGGGGGAATTCTCTGTTACAATGTGGGCTTCGG ACATCGACCATGAGTCGGTTGTTGAAGAACAGATCATTGGTGAAAATTCCCCTCCGGACTACTCTGAATACATGACTGGGAAGAAGCTGCCCCCTGGAGGGATACCTGGCATCGACCTGTCAGACCCCAAACAGCTGGCAGAGTTCGCCag CCCCTTCAGTAACTCTGCGGGTCCCTATGGTCAGAGCCCAGTGCG GATGAAGCCGAGGAAGATAAAAGAAGATGACGCTCCCAGGACGATAGCCTGCCCTCATAAA GGCTGTACTAAGATGTTCAGGGACAACTCGGCGATGAGGAAGCATCTCCACACCCACGGGCCTCGCGTGCACGTCTGTGCCGAGTGTGGCAAGGCCTTCGTAGAGAGCTCTAAACTCAAACGCCACCAACTcgttcacacaggggagaaacccttccAG TGTACTTTTGAGGGCTGTGGGAAGAGGTTTTCGCTGGACTTTAACCTGCGCACACACGTTCGTATCCACACCGGAGACCGACCCTACGTATGCCCC
- the LOC115174495 gene encoding transcriptional repressor protein YY1 isoform X4: MASGDTLYIEADGSEMPAEIVELHEIEVETIPVETIETTVVGEEDEDDDDDDQPMIALQPLVSDDPNSIHHHHHHQEVILVQTREEVVGGDDSDMHADGSYEDQILIPVPAPGVEDEYIEQTLVTVAGKSSVGRMKRGGGGSGKKAGKKSYLGAAEASGRKWEQKQVQIKTLEGEFSVTMWASDIDHESVVEEQIIGENSPPDYSEYMTGKKLPPGGIPGIDLSDPKQLAEFARMKPRKIKEDDAPRTIACPHKGCTKMFRDNSAMRKHLHTHGPRVHVCAECGKAFVESSKLKRHQLVHTGEKPFQCTFEGCGKRFSLDFNLRTHVRIHTGDRPYVCPFDGCNKKFAQSTNLKSHILTHAKAKNNQ; this comes from the exons ATGGCATCCGGCGATACGCTGTATATTGAGGCGGACGGCTCGGAGATGCCGGCCGAAATAGTGGAGTTGCACGAGATAGAAGTGGAAACGATACCAGTGGAGACGATAGAGACTACGGTGGTCGGTGAAGAAGACGAGGACGATGATGATGACGACCAGCCGATGATAGCACTTCAGCCGCTGGTATCAGACGACCCGAATTcgatccaccaccaccaccaccatcaagaAGTGATCCTAGTGCAGACAAGAGAGGAGGTTGTTGGCGGGGATGATTCGGATATGCATGCGGACGGGAGTTATGAGGATCAAATCCTCATCCCCGTCCCAGCACCCGGCGTCGAAGACGAGTACATCGAACAGACTCTGGTGACTGTGGCCGGGAAAAGCTCGGTGGGTCGGATGAAGAGAGGGGGAGGCGGCAGTGGCAAGAAAGCGGGGAAAAAGAGCTATTTGGGTGCTGCAGAAGCAAGCGGTAGAAAATGGGAACAGAAGCAGGTGCAAATAAAGACTCTGGAGGGGGAATTCTCTGTTACAATGTGGGCTTCGG ACATCGACCATGAGTCGGTTGTTGAAGAACAGATCATTGGTGAAAATTCCCCTCCGGACTACTCTGAATACATGACTGGGAAGAAGCTGCCCCCTGGAGGGATACCTGGCATCGACCTGTCAGACCCCAAACAGCTGGCAGAGTTCGCCag GATGAAGCCGAGGAAGATAAAAGAAGATGACGCTCCCAGGACGATAGCCTGCCCTCATAAA GGCTGTACTAAGATGTTCAGGGACAACTCGGCGATGAGGAAGCATCTCCACACCCACGGGCCTCGCGTGCACGTCTGTGCCGAGTGTGGCAAGGCCTTCGTAGAGAGCTCTAAACTCAAACGCCACCAACTcgttcacacaggggagaaacccttccAG TGTACTTTTGAGGGCTGTGGGAAGAGGTTTTCGCTGGACTTTAACCTGCGCACACACGTTCGTATCCACACCGGAGACCGACCCTACGTATGCCCC